GTCCGTCGTGTCGACGATCGTCGTGTCGATCGTCGCGCGGTCGAGTTCCTTCCCACCGGCGCTGACCGTGACCGCGCCGCCCTGGTCGGGTTCGTTGCTGAACGTCAGCGAGGAGAGCTCGATGGTGACCCGGTCACCGGGCTGGAAGCCGCCGTCCGGGGTCGCCGTCGTGCGGATGCCGGTGGAGCGCTGGTCGTGGGCGACCGTCACCGTGGGGTCCGCGCGGAAGTACTCGACCTGCGCCTCGAGGTCGACCTTCCCGCTGTCCTGCTTCGCCGCCGCCTGCTTGAACGCCGCGAAGTTGTCGCCGCCGCCCGCGAGGAACGAGTTGACGGTGACCTTGTAGATCGTGTCCGCGTCGATCGCCGTTCCGTCGAGGGTCATCGTGGTGATGCGCGAGCCGGCCGGGGCACCCGGGTCGTAGGTGTACCCGAAGCCGTCCGAGGCGCCGAGCTTGAGGAACGGCCGGCTCGAGCCGGAGGGCTGCCACTGCTGTTCGAGCGCCTGCCGGATCTGCGCGCCGGTCAGGTCGAGGACGACGAGCGTGTTGGCGAAGGGCTGGACGACCGCGGCCTCCTTGTAGGTGACCGTGCCCGACGCGATGTCGGCCCGGAGCCCGCCGGGGTTCATGAACGCGATCTGCGAGCCCTGGCGGGTCGTCGCGGCGCGCTGCACCTCGGCGACGAAGTTCCCCAGCGTGGACTCGCCGCCGCGGTTCTCGGAACCGTTGCGCTGCTTCGCACGGCCCAGGTCGCGGTCGACCGTGCCGAGCTCGACCGCACCGAGGACCTCAGCCTCGGCAACCGCGTCGTCGACGGTGGCCTGCACGTCGGCGTCGGGCGTGAATGTCCCGTCGACGAGCCGGATGTTCTCCGCGACGGTCGACGTGACGGTGCCGTCCGCCGCGACGGTGAGCTGCACGTGTCCGAGGTTGAAGCCGTACGAGCCGGTCTGGATCACCGGGCGGGTGGCCGGACCGTCGCCGACCTTCGCCTGGTGCACGTACGTCTGGTGGGTGTGCGCGGAGAGGATCGCCGAGACACGGGGGTCCACGTCGCGGACGGCACGGGCGAAGTCGGAGTCGCCGTCGAGGTCCGTCGCAGCAGCGGACTCGGCACCGTCGTGCACGAGCAGGACGAGGACGTCGGCCTCGCCGTTGCCCTCGACGCCGTCGGTGAGGTCCGCTGCGACCTTGTTCACCTCGGTCGTGATGTCGCCCATCTCGAGGCCCTCGATGCCGGCCGGGCTCACAAGGCCCTGTCCGACGAGGTCGACCGTGGCGCCGATGAACCCGACGCGCTTGCCGCTGATCTCCTCGATCGCGTACGGGTCGAACGCGGGCTCACCCGTCGCGGTGTCGAGGATGTTCGCCGAGACGTAGTCCCACTGCGCGTTCCGGTCGCCCTGGGGTCCGATGACGCGGTCGCGCAGGTCGTCCTGGCCCTTGTCGAGCTCGTGGTTCCCGATGGCACTGACGGAGAGGTCCATCTGGTTCAGGACGTCGATCGTCGGCTGGTCGTCCTGGATGAAGGACTCGAACGTCGATCCGCCGATGTTGTCGCCGGAGCTGACGAACGCGGACGTCGTCAGGTCCGGCCCGCGGAGCTGCTCGAGCGCACCCGCCAGGGTCGCGGCACCGGCGGCGTCGCCGTCGCGCGGGGTCGGCTTGCCGTCGGTCTGCGAGATCGACTGTGCGATGCGGCCGTGGAAGTCGTTGACGTCGTAGAGGTCGATCGTGGTGTCCCCGTCGGCGGCGATCGCAGCGGACGGGACGGACAGGGCGACGAGCACGCCGGCGGTGGCGAGTGCTGCGCCGCCGACGAGGCGCCGTCGTCGGCGCGGGGAGGTGTGAGCGTTCATCGCCCAAGAACCTATGAAGTCGTACAGCCGACGCGCCAGGGTGTGCCGCAACACGTCACGAGTTGTTCACACACGCAACACGGGCACGCACGCCTCACTCGACGGCGATGAGGGGCCGCAGCGTGCGGTGGGCGATCCGGAGCCCTTCGAGGACCTTCTCGTCGGTCCCGCCCCACAGCGGGTCCTCGTGCTCGACGCTCAGGGTGCCGTCGAAGCCGGCCTCGTACAGCCGGTCGACCACGTGCGGCCAGTCCACGACCCCGCGACCGGGGACCCGGAAGCGCCACCAGCCCATGTCCCACGGGTCGTCGCCCTTGTCGACCTTGCCGAAGAACCCGTACTCGTCGCGCTTGCGCGGGAAGAGCTCGACGTCCTTCGCCTGCGCGTGCACGATGTGCTCGGCGAACGGCAGGATCGTCTCGACGGGGTCGATGCCGATCCAGGTCAGGTGCGAGGGGTCCCAGTTCAAGCCGAAGCCGAGCCCGGTGACCCAGTCCCAGAGCTCGGGGGAGTAGGCGAGGTTGCCCGGGTACCCGTCCGGGTGCCAGCCCTCCATCACGCAGTTCTCGATGATCAGGCGCACGCCGCGTTCGCCGGCGTGGTCGACGAGCTCCGGCAGCACCTGGTCACCCAGGCGCATGTTCTCGCGCACCGACCTGCTGTTGTCGCGGCCGATGAACGTGCCGACGTACGGCACCCCGAGCACCTGGGCGGCGTCGATCGCGTGGAACAGGTGCTCCTTGACCTCGGCCCGGCGGTCGAGGTCCTGGTGCAGGTTGTTCTCGTAGTAGGCGAAGGCCGAGATCTCGAGCCCGGTGCGGTCCAGCAGCTCCCGCGTGGCCTGGGCGTCGTCGTCCGTGAAGGTGGCCACGGGCAGGTGCGCGGCCTCGAAGTCACGCCCGCCGGTGCCGGGCCAGACGCCGACCTCGAGGCGCTCGTACCCCTGCTGCTGGGCGAACGCGGCGATGCGGTCGAGCGACCACCCGGGCAGGCAGGCCGTCAGCATCCCGAGCTTCACCGGATCTCTCCCCACGTGCCGTCGGCTGCGCTGCCGACCACGGCGTCGATGATGTGGGCCGACCGGGCGCCGTCCGCGAACGTCGGCAGACCTTCGGGCCACCCGTCCTGGTCGGGTCCGCTCCGGACCGCGTCGTAGGTGTCGGCGACGAACGCGGCGAACGCGTCGAGGTAGCCCTGCGGGTGCCCCGACGGCACCACGGCCAGGCGCCGCTGGTCCGGCACGCCGAGCGACGGGTCGCGGACGACGATCTGCGCGCCGCGTTCGTTCCCGAACCACGCCGACTCGGGCTGCTCCTGGTCGAAGGCGGCGGACCCGCGGGTGCCGTCGACCTCGAACCACAGCCGGTTCTTCCGCCCGGAGGCCACCTGCGAGATGACCACGTTGCCGATGCGACCGGTGCCGGTCCGGAAGGTCGCGACCGCGGTGTCCTCGGTGGTGACCTCGGCGCGCTGCGAGGCGTCGGCCACCGGGTCGGGGTCGGGGGAGCCGGAGAACGACGGGCCGGACGCCGCCGGACGCGTCGGGTAGACGATGTCGGTCGCGGCCGAGACCGAGGCGAAGCGCTCGCCCGTGACGAACTCGACCAGGTCGCACCAGTGCGAGCCGATGTCGGCGAACGCCCGCGAGAGGCCGCCGGAGCCCGCGTCGACCCGCCACGACGAGGCGTCCTCGTCGAGCATCCAGTCCTGCAGGTAGTGGCCGTGGACGGCGAGCACGCGCCCCAGGTCGCCGTCGGCGATGCGTCCGCGGATCTCCCGGATGATCGGGTGGTACCGGTACACGAACGGCACGGTGGCCACGACGCCGGCCAGCCGTGCGGCCTCGACCAGCTCGTCGGCCTCGGTGGCGTCGATGGCGAGCGGCTTCTCGCACACGACGTTGATCCCGGCGCGGATGACCGCGAGGGCCTGCGGGTGGTGCTGGTCGTTCGGCGTGCAGACGTGCACGACGTCGGGAGCGTCCGCGATCACTTCGTCGAGCGAGGCGTACCCGCGGGGGAGGTCGAGCTGGGCGGCGACCTGCTCGGAACGGGACGGACTCCGGCCGAGCACCCCGAGGACCTCGGCCCCGGCCGCGCGGGCGGCCCGCGCGTGCACACCGGCGATCATGCCGGTCCCGACCACGGCGACGCGCAGGCGTCGCCCTCCGTACCCACTGCTCATGGTGCTCCCTCGCGCCGGACTGGACCCCACCGTACCGACGTCTCCCGGCCACACGCCGGAACGCATGAGTACGTTCTGGGGCATGTCGAGCCTCCAGACCTCCCTGCTCATCCTCGGTGCCAGCGGCGACCTGTCCAAGCGGCTCCTGCTGCCGGGCCTGGCCACCCTCCTCGAGGTGAAGGACGACTGGGACGTCCAGCTCGTCGGAGCCGGCGTGGAGGACATCTCGGACGCCGACTGGAAGGCGCAGGTCCGCGAGTCCTTCGAGAACGCGCAGGCGTCGAAGAACGAGGAGGACGAGGGGGCTGCCGACGGCGGTGAGCGCCTCAGCAAGCGGCTCCTGGGTGTCATCGACGCCTCGAGCTACCGCAAGGCCGACGTCACCGACGCCGACGACCTCCGGACCCTGCTCGGCGACTGCCGGTACGACCCCGCGATCTACTTCGCCCTGCCGCCCGCCGTCACCGAGAAGAGCTGCGAGGTGCTCAAGGACCTGGACCTGCCGTCCGGGACGCGCCTGGCGCTGGAGAAGCCGTTCGGCACCGACGCCGAGAGTGCCGAGCACCTCAACGACGTGCTGCACTCGTTCCTCCCCGAGGAGCGCATCCACCGGGTCGACCACTTCCTCGGCCGGTCCACCGTGCTGAACCTGCTCGGCCTCCGCTTCGCGAACCGCATCATCGAGCCGCTGCTGTCGTCCGCGCACGTCGCCCGCGTCGACATCGTCTACGACGAGACGCTCGGACTCGAGGGGCGTGCGCGCTACTACGACAAGGCGGGTGCGCTCGTCGACATGATCCAGAGCCACCTGCTCCAGGTGATGGCCGTGGTCGCGATGGAGGCGCCGGCGTCGATCGACGCGGACGACCTGCGCACCCAGAAGGAGCTCGTGCTCCGTGCCGTCCGGCCGTGGGGTGGCGACGTCGTCGCGGCGGGCAAGCGCGCCCGGTACACCGCGGGCACGATCGGCGACCGCTCGCTGCCGTCGTACGCCGACGAGGACGGCGTGGACCCGTCCCTCGGGACCGAGACGCTCGCGCAGCTCACCCTCGAGATCGCGAACTGGCGCTGGGCCGGGGTGCCCTTCACGCTGCGGTCCGGCAAGGCCCTCGCCGAACAGCGCCGCGAGATCGTGATCACCTTCAAGGACTCGCCGCACGTGCCGGTCGGCCTGCACGGTGCGGAACTGCCCGACCGGCTCCGGATCTGGATCGCACCGGACGAGATGCAGCTCGAGCTCAACGTCAACGGCGCCGGCGACCCGTACACGATCGACCACACGAGCCTCGACGTGACGTTCAACCCCGGACGCCTCAGTGCCTACGGCGAGGTGCTCGCCGGGGTGCTCGAGGGCGACGCCACCCTGTCCGTCCGCGGGGACAGCGCCGTGCAGGGCTGGAAGGTCGTCGAGCCGTTCCTGCAGGCCTGGCGCAGCGGGAAGGCCCCGCTCGACGAGTACCCGGCAGGCTCCGAGGGACCCGGTTCCTGGGACAACATCGACTGCTGACGGACCGCGCGGCGTAGGTTCCGACGCGTGACCACGATCGACGACGTCCTGCAGACCGTTCCCGAACCCGCCGGAGCCGACGTGCGCGTCGATCCCGTCCGCTACGACCACGAGGGCACCCCGCTGCTCGGCGTGCTGGCGAAGGACGCGGCGATCGCCGGTCGTCGCCCGGCCGTGCTCGTCGTCCACGACTGGCACGGCGTCAACGGGCACGTCGAGGCGCGCGTCACGATGCTCGCCCGCCTCGGGTACGTGGCCTTCGGCGCCGACGTCTACGGCGAGGGCGTCCGGCCGGGCGACGACACCGCCGCCCAGGTCGCCGGGTCGTTCTACCAGGACCTCCCGCTCATGCGGGCCCGCGTCCGCGCCGGCCTCGACCGCCTGCTCGGGGACCCCGACGTCGACCCCGCCCGGGTCGTCGTGATGGGCTACTGCTTCGGCGGATCCGCCGCGCTCGAACTCGCGCGCACCGGGGCCGACCTCGTCGGCGCGGTCTCGTTCCACGGCGGGCTGCTCACGCACGACCCCTCCGACGCGGCCGCGATCCGCGCGAAGCTGCTGGTGCTCACCGGCGCATCGGACCCGGTCGTCCCCGACGAGAGCGTCGTCGCGTGGGAGGACGAGATGCGGGCCGCGCCCGAGGTCGACTGGCAGCTCGTGAGCTACGCCGGTGCGATGCACGCCTTCGCAGTGCCCGGGACGGACGCACCGGACCACGGTGCGCAGTACCAGGCGCGTGCGGACCGTCGGTCGTGGCGGGCACTCGAGGTGTTCCTCGCCGAGGTCTTCGACGAGGAGCTCGCCGCGCTCTGAGGGCCGACACGCCGATGGCGGGCTCGGGGCGGCCTCGATTGGCGTTCGGGGCCGCAGCTGTTGTAGAGTCTTCCACGGCCGCAAGGCCACGCGCTCGTAGCTCAATGGATAGAGCATCTGACTACGGATCAGAAGGTTGGGGGTTCGAGTCCCTTCGAGCGCACTGCACCACCGAACCGATCGAAGGCCCCGTCGCACCGCGACGGGGCCTTCGTCGTTCCTGGCCTGGCCTGGCGTGGCCCGGGCCGGAGCCGCGTCAGCGCAGGCGCGCCGCCTGCTGCCGGTCCTTCTCGTGCTCCCGCACCACCGCGCTCACCGCGAGCCACAGGAGCAGCGACACGAACCACCAGAAGCTCACCACGGCAGCAGCGCCGGCGAGCGACGCCGCGAGCGGCACGAGCTCGACCGAGTCCGGTCCCTTGCCGAAGATGACGATCGCCGAGACCCAGAGCCCGATCGCCGCCAGCAGGGAGACGATCCACACGACCAAGAGACCGTCGCGCCACCCGTTGTCCACGGGACCACCGTACCGGAGCGTCTGCACAGGAACGCCGCGGACGCCGAGCAGCCCGGTCAGGACAGGTTGATCGCCACGATCAGCGCGACGAACCCGAGCGTCACCGTCCCGACGATGAGCACCGTCCCGGCACCCCAGGTCGTCCGGAGCCGCCGCCCGGGCTTCGCGACCTCCCGCACCCGCACGACCGGGCCGTCATCGGCGGAGACAGCTGCCTCGGAGCGCTCGTCCCGCCACCGCGCCCAGCGCTCGACCCGGTCGTCGAGGGCGTCGACCGCCGCCGCGAGGGCCTCCCACCGCTCGGGCCGGTCCGTGATCAGGTCACGGGCGCTGATCAGGTACATCCAGTCGTCCACGATCTCGACGTCGAGCCCCCGCAGGTGGTCGACGAGCCGCGCCATCACGTCCGGCGTGAACAGGTACAGCGCGTCGCGTTCGTACCCGGCGGGGCAGTACAGACGGAAGTACCGGTCGAAGTCGCCCTCCAACGACAGCACCTGCGAGCCACGAACGACCGACGAGGTGTGCAGCGGGCGTCGAGGGCCCTCCTCGGACCGCAGCAGGATGTTCGGCAACGCCACCGGCAGACGCATCGCGCAGTACCCGCCGAACGCCGGCGAGGTGTTCGTCATTGTCGACCGGACGAGCTCGTGGTTCGCGAACTCCAGGCCTCGGGGCTCGGGGGTCCGGAGCACCCGGTAGCAGTTCAGCGCGCCGCGTCGACGGAGCGGCGCGTCACGACGGGTGCCGGTCGGCCCCGGGCTGTACGTCATGCCGTTGGCTGCCGCGAACCGGGCGAGGCGGTGGTGCACCCGCTTCCGCGGGCGTCGGCGCCGCACCCGGATCCACGCCCAGGTGCAGAGGACCCCGGCCAGGCCGAGGAAGGCGCCGATCACGCTCTGCACGAGGACGGCGGTCGCCACGTCCTCGCCGCCCTCGGCGACGGTGGCGGTGATGACGAGGGTGAACGCGAGCAGGCCGATCGGCAGGCAGAGTGCTCCGGCGCCGAGCACGATCCGTCGGACGAGTCCGACCAGGTCGCGCGCCTCGGGGTGTTCGGCGACGAGGGCCTTCCAGGTCCGTCGCGCGTCGCGGCGTCGGACCGGCTCGGTGAGGGCGGTGGTGTCGATCGGTGTGCGCAGTGCCTGCACGGTTCCCCCCGGTTCGTGACCTCACGACCCTACCGGGTGGGCAGACTGACGGGAGGCGCGGTGCCAGCTGGCACCGCGCCTCCCGTCCGTGACCCGGTCGCGTCGACTACGCGACCTGCGCGCGCACCTCGGTCAGCGTCGGGTAGTCGGTGTAGCCCTCGGCGCCGTTGCCGTAGAACAGCTCCGGGCGCGGCTCGTTCAGCTCGGTGTCCTGCTCCCAGCGGTACGCGAGGTCCGGGTTCGCGATCGCCGCACGACCGACGCCCACGGCGTCCGCGTGGCCCTGCGTGACGAGGGCGATGGCCTCGTCACGGGTGGTCAGCGCGCTGAAGCCGGAGTTGGCGATGAACGGGGCACCCGCGGTCCGGCGGATGTGCTGCACGAGGTCGCCGGTCGGCTCGGCGTGCAGGATGTCGACGAAGGCGAGGCCCAGCGGCGCGAGGCCCTCGGCGACGGCGGTGTAGACCGCGTGGACGTCCGCCGGGTCGCTCTCGAGGACACCCTGGATGCCGTGCTCGGGGGAGAGACGGATGCCGGTGCGGTCGGCGCCGATGGCCTCGGCGACGGCCGTGGTGACCTCGATCGCGAAGCGGGCGCGGTTCTCGGGCGACCCGCCGTACTCGTCGGTGCGCGTGTTCGACGCTGCCGACATGAACTCGTGCACGAGGTAGCCGTTCGCGCCGTGCACCTCGACGCCGTCGAGTCCGGCGGCGATCGCGTTGCGGGCGGCGCGGACGAAGCCCTGGACGGCCTCTCGCACCTCGTCGGTGGTCAGCGCGTGGGGGACGGGCATGTCCGCCTTCGAGCCGTCGGGGAGGTGTGTCTGCCCGGGAGCAGCGATCGCGGACGGGGCGACGATGCGCGGCGTGCCGGAGATGGCGGTGTGGGACACCCGGCCACCGTGCATGAGCTGCATCACGATGCGACCGCCCTCGGCGTGCACGGCGTCGGCGACGCGGCGCCACCCGGCGATCTGCTCGTCGGTCTCGATGCCGGGCTGCCCGGGGTAGGAGCGGCCTTCCTGCACGGGCCAGGTGCCCTCGGTGACGATGAGCCCGAGGCCGGCGCGCTGGGCGTAGTGCTCGACGAGCAGGTCGTTCGGGATGCCGTGCTCACCGGCGCGCGTGCGGGTGAGGGGCGCCATCACGATGCGGTTCGACAGGGGGAGTGCGCCGAAGTCGGCGGGTTCGAAGAGCTTCACGTCCGGGTGGAACGACGTGTTGCCGGGTGCAATTCCCGGTCGGGGCGGATCGTCAGGCTCGGGGGCACACGAGCGTCGAGGAGCGCACCTGCCCCTCGGGGCGGATCACCTGGTGCTGGGAGAGGGGCTGGCCGCAGATCGGGCAGCCGCGGTCGATCGTGCGGTCGTCGATGCCCTCGGGGTGGCCGGCGCCGATCTGCGACGGGCCCATCTTGGCGATGAGCGTGCTGTTCCACCGTTCGTACCACTGTCCGAAGCGACCCACGGTCCGTCCTTTCGTTCGTACACGAACCATTGTGCCACGAACGGCTTCGCAGCACACGGCCGATCACACGGTGTCGACGCGTTCGAGCAGTTCGGTGAGCTCGTCCTTCAGTGCTTCGAGGCGTTCCAGTGGCCAGCCGAGGCGGTCGGCGACGGCGAGCGGGACCGCCCGGGCCTGTTCGCGCAGGGAGCGCCCGGCGACGGTGAGGGAGACCTCGAGCTGGCGTTCGTCCGTGGTGCTCCGGGTGCGGCGGACGTAGCCGGAGGCCTCGAGACGCTTGAGCAGCGGGCTGAGGGTGGCCGAGTCGAGCCGGAGTTCGCGGGCGATCTCGCGGACGGAGCGAGGGTCCTGCTCCCAGAGGGCCAGCATGACCAGGTACTGCGGGTGCGTCAGGCCCATGGGCTCGAGCAGGTCGCGGTAGAGCCCGATGACGCTCCGGCTCGTCGCCGCGAGCGCGAAGCAGAGCTGTCGGTCGAGGGCGAGCGGGTCGACGTCGGTCTCGGTCATCCGCCCACCCTACCGTTCGTGTACGAACGAGCGGGCGGGGTCTGCGCGCGCGGTGCTCGGTCGAGTGGTTGCGGGCGCGGGATTGCGACAACCCGCGAGTCGATCGACGGGCGGAGTGTCGGAACATGCGCACGCAGAGGATGCGCGGGCACAATGCGACAACACGCGTGTCGATCGACCGGCGGAGTGTCGAATCCACGGTGCGAGACGCACGCACGGGAGGCGCGGGCCGACCCGTGTGGGTCGACCCGCGCCTCCTGGGTGGTCGCGTCGTGCCTACGCGCGGTGCGCCGGCGGGTGCCCCGACTCGTGCGCGTTCGCGTCCGGCTCCACGGGGAGCGCGTGCGACCCGGTGTGGGTGCTCTCGTGCCCACCGGCCGGGTGCGACCGCTCGAGCTTGGCGCCCTCGACGTCGACGTCCGGCACGATCCGGTCGAGCCACTTCGGGAACCACCACGCGCTCTCGCCGAGCAGGTGCATCGCGGCCGGGATGAGCAGCATCCGGACGACGAACGCGTCGACCAGCACACCGAACGCCAGGCCGAAGCCGATCGGCTTGATGGTGGAGGAGTCCGAGAAGATGAAACCCGCGAACACCGAGATCATGATGATCGCGGCCGCCGTGACCACTGCGCGACCGGCGTGCAGGCCTCGCTGGACCGCGACCTTCGCCGAGGCTCCGTGGGCGTACGCCTCGCGCATGCCCGACACCAGGAAGAGCTGGTAGTCCATCGCGAGCCCGAACAAGATGCCGATCTCGATGATGGGCAGGAAGCTCAGGATCGGTGCGGGGTCGTGCACCCCGAAGACGCTGCCGAGCCAGCCCCACTGGTAGATCGCGGTCAGGCCACCGAACGACGCCAGGACGGACAGGATGAAGCCGGCCGTCGCGGTGATCGGCACGAGGAACGACCGGAACACGATGATGAGGATGATCAGCGACAGGCCGACGACCACCACGAGGTAGAGGGGCAGCACGTTCGAGAGCTTCTCGGACACGTCGATGTTGGCGGACGCGTTGCCGGCGACCCCGAGCGTGACCTTCCCGTCGTCGGTGGAGACGGTCTGCTCGCGGAGGTCCTTCACGAGGGTCTCGGTCGAGACGCTGTCCGGGCCACCGGCGGGCTTCACCTGGAACGCGATGATGTCGCGGTCCTTCGATGCGCCGATCGGCAGGACGGCCTTCACGTCGTCGTTCTTCGCGATCGCTTCACCGATGGTGACCTCGGTCGCGGTGACGTCGTCCTCGCTGACCGAGTCCGGCAGGGTGGCGACCACGAGGAGCGGCCCGTTCTGGCCGGCACCGAACTCGTCGTCGAGGGCCTTGTACGCCTTGTACTGGCTGGACTCCACGGACTCGGACGCACCCGTCGGCAGGCCGAGGCGCATCTGCGTGGCGGGCAGGGCGATGGTGCCGAGCACCGCGACGCCGGCGACGAGCGTGATGACCGCGCGCCAGGTCGACATCGGCTTGTTCGGGACGCGGGTCGAGTCGGTGTTGCCGATCTTCGCGCGCTCCTTCTTCCGGAGGATCCGCATGCCGATGAGCGACAGCAGCGCCGGGGTGAAGGACGTCGCGATGAGGATCGCGAAGAACACGGCGACGGCACCGACCGTGCCCATCAGACCGAGGAACGGGATGCCCGTGATGTTCAGGGCGAGCAGCGCGACGATGACGGTCGCGCCGGCGAAGACCACGGCGTTGCCGGAGGTCCCGTTCGCGAGCCCGATGGACTCGTGCACGCCCATGCCCTGCTTCAGCTGGGTCCGGTGTCGGTTGAGGATGAAGAGCGAGTAGTCGATGCCGACCGCCAGGCCCAGCATCACCCCCAGCACCGGCGTGACCGAGATGAACTCGACGAGGCTCGAGAACGACAGGGCCGCGAGGGACGCGACGCCGACGCCGAGCACGGCGGAGACGAGCGGGACGGCGGCGCCGATGATCGTGCGGAGCATGAGGAACAGCACGATCGCGGCGATGATCACGCCGCCGATCTCACCGGGGCCGAGGATCGACGGGACGCCCTGGGCGATGTCGTTCGAGACGTACACGTCGACGCCGCTGATGTCGGCCGCCTCGGCGTCGTCCGCGATCTGGGTCTTCGTGTCGGCCGGGACCTCGTAGGTCGACTTCGTGAACTGCACGGTGCCGATGACGGCGATGCCGTTCGACGACACGAAGCGGATGTCCTTCGACAGGTCCAGCAGCTTGGAGCCCTGCTCGAGCTCCTGCTCGCTGTCGTCGAGCTTCTTCGTGTTGTCGTCGATCTTCTGCTGTGCGGCCTCGATCTGCTGCTCGCCCGAGGTGATCTGCTGCTGCTGCGCGTCGATCTGTGCCTGTGCCTGGGCGAGCTGAGTCTGGGCGGCCGCCGCCGCGGCACCTCCCGCTGCCTCGGCCTGGGCCTTCTGTGCGTTCAGCTGGGCCTGCGCGCTGGCGATCTGCTCCTTGCCGGACGCCAGCTGCGACTTCTGCGCGTCGAGCTCCTTCTGGCCGCTCTCGATCTGCGCACGACCGTCGGTGATCTGCTCGCGGCCGTCGACGATCTTCTGCCGCTGGTCGTCGAGCTGCTGCTGGGTCTCGAACCCGCTCGTGGCGCCCTTGACGCCGTCGAGCTTCTCGACCTTCTGCAGGAAGTCGGCGACGTCGGACTTCTGGGCGTCGCTGAAGGCCTTGCCGTTCGTCGTCTCGAAGACGATCGTGCCGGTGCCGCCGTTCGCGGACGGGAACTTGTCGGCGAGCTCGTCCTGCACCTGGCTCGTCTTGGTGTTCGGGATCGTGATCGACGACGAGATGGTGCCGGCGAAGAGCGAGTACGTGACACCCGCGATGCCCATGATCACCACCCACGCGATGATCACGAGCCAGTGGCGTCGTGCGGAGAACCGTCCGAGACGGTAGAGGAGACCGGCCATGCGGTTGCCCCGATCCTTTCGTTGTCAGCTGCTGTGGAGCGGGGTGCGCCGGTGGACCCCTGGGAGGGAAGTGTCAGTCGTCGGCCATGTAGCCGCTGCGGACGCTGTGCACGAGTCGTGCGAGCAGGGCGTCCCAGTCGTCGAGCGCGTCCTGGTCGAGGCGGGGCCCGGTCGTCGTGAGCCAGTGCTCGGCGATCACGACGATCCCGCTCATCAGGGACTCGACGAGGAGTGCGGCGTCGAGGGCGTCGGCGGCCGGGTGGCGTCGGGCGACCTCGTCGCGGAGTCGTTCGGTGACCCGTGCGAAGGCGGTCTGGGTGAGCACCGCGGCCTTGGGGTCGTCCTTGCCGGGGTCGCCGAGGATCCGGTACATCCCGGCGATCGCGGGCGCCAGGTCGGCACCGCGGGCGGCGGACTCGAGCTCGTCGAACATCGACGACCGGCTACCGTCGCCGACCGGGGTCTTCGCCATGTCGGCGAGGAAGCGGTCGATGATGACCGAGAGCTCCTGCTCGCAGACGGCCAGCAGGACCTCGTCGAGGGACCCGAAGTGGTTGAACACGGTCCGGCGGGCGATGTCGGCCCGTGAGGCGAGGTCCTCGACGCTGAACCCACGGCCCCCGCGCTCCTCGACGA
The sequence above is a segment of the Curtobacterium sp. BH-2-1-1 genome. Coding sequences within it:
- a CDS encoding alkene reductase, coding for MKLFEPADFGALPLSNRIVMAPLTRTRAGEHGIPNDLLVEHYAQRAGLGLIVTEGTWPVQEGRSYPGQPGIETDEQIAGWRRVADAVHAEGGRIVMQLMHGGRVSHTAISGTPRIVAPSAIAAPGQTHLPDGSKADMPVPHALTTDEVREAVQGFVRAARNAIAAGLDGVEVHGANGYLVHEFMSAASNTRTDEYGGSPENRARFAIEVTTAVAEAIGADRTGIRLSPEHGIQGVLESDPADVHAVYTAVAEGLAPLGLAFVDILHAEPTGDLVQHIRRTAGAPFIANSGFSALTTRDEAIALVTQGHADAVGVGRAAIANPDLAYRWEQDTELNEPRPELFYGNGAEGYTDYPTLTEVRAQVA
- a CDS encoding MarR family winged helix-turn-helix transcriptional regulator; this encodes MTETDVDPLALDRQLCFALAATSRSVIGLYRDLLEPMGLTHPQYLVMLALWEQDPRSVREIARELRLDSATLSPLLKRLEASGYVRRTRSTTDERQLEVSLTVAGRSLREQARAVPLAVADRLGWPLERLEALKDELTELLERVDTV
- a CDS encoding MMPL family transporter; translation: MAGLLYRLGRFSARRHWLVIIAWVVIMGIAGVTYSLFAGTISSSITIPNTKTSQVQDELADKFPSANGGTGTIVFETTNGKAFSDAQKSDVADFLQKVEKLDGVKGATSGFETQQQLDDQRQKIVDGREQITDGRAQIESGQKELDAQKSQLASGKEQIASAQAQLNAQKAQAEAAGGAAAAAAQTQLAQAQAQIDAQQQQITSGEQQIEAAQQKIDDNTKKLDDSEQELEQGSKLLDLSKDIRFVSSNGIAVIGTVQFTKSTYEVPADTKTQIADDAEAADISGVDVYVSNDIAQGVPSILGPGEIGGVIIAAIVLFLMLRTIIGAAVPLVSAVLGVGVASLAALSFSSLVEFISVTPVLGVMLGLAVGIDYSLFILNRHRTQLKQGMGVHESIGLANGTSGNAVVFAGATVIVALLALNITGIPFLGLMGTVGAVAVFFAILIATSFTPALLSLIGMRILRKKERAKIGNTDSTRVPNKPMSTWRAVITLVAGVAVLGTIALPATQMRLGLPTGASESVESSQYKAYKALDDEFGAGQNGPLLVVATLPDSVSEDDVTATEVTIGEAIAKNDDVKAVLPIGASKDRDIIAFQVKPAGGPDSVSTETLVKDLREQTVSTDDGKVTLGVAGNASANIDVSEKLSNVLPLYLVVVVGLSLIILIIVFRSFLVPITATAGFILSVLASFGGLTAIYQWGWLGSVFGVHDPAPILSFLPIIEIGILFGLAMDYQLFLVSGMREAYAHGASAKVAVQRGLHAGRAVVTAAAIIMISVFAGFIFSDSSTIKPIGFGLAFGVLVDAFVVRMLLIPAAMHLLGESAWWFPKWLDRIVPDVDVEGAKLERSHPAGGHESTHTGSHALPVEPDANAHESGHPPAHRA
- a CDS encoding TetR/AcrR family transcriptional regulator gives rise to the protein MTLSIDRRAALKAKHRAAILQAARDLVEERGGRGFSVEDLASRADIARRTVFNHFGSLDEVLLAVCEQELSVIIDRFLADMAKTPVGDGSRSSMFDELESAARGADLAPAIAGMYRILGDPGKDDPKAAVLTQTAFARVTERLRDEVARRHPAADALDAALLVESLMSGIVVIAEHWLTTTGPRLDQDALDDWDALLARLVHSVRSGYMADD